Proteins encoded within one genomic window of Pongo pygmaeus isolate AG05252 chromosome 4, NHGRI_mPonPyg2-v2.0_pri, whole genome shotgun sequence:
- the TRIM41 gene encoding E3 ubiquitin-protein ligase TRIM41 isoform X6 translates to MAAVAMTPNPVQTLQEEAVCAICLDYFTDPVSIGCGHNFCRVCVTQLWGGEDEEDRDELDREEEEEDGEEEEVEAVGAGAGWDTPMRDEDYEGDMEEEVEEEEEGVFWTSGMSRSSWDNMDYVWEEEDEEEDLDYYLGDMEEDLRGEDEEDEEEVLEEDEEEDLDPVTPLPPPPAPRRCFTCPQCRKSFPRRSFRPNLQLANMVQVIRQMHPTPGRGTRVTDQGICPKHQEALKLFCEVDEEAICVVCRESRSHKQHSVVPLEEVVQEYKAKLQGHVEPLRKHLEAVQKMKAKEERRVTELKSQMKSELAAVASEFGRLTRFLAEEQAGLERRLREMHEAQLGRAGAAASRLAEQAAQLSRLLAEAQERSQQGGLRLLQV, encoded by the exons ATGGCTGCCGTTGCCATGACGCCCAACCCTGTGCAGACCCTTCAGGAGGAGGCGGTGTGCGCCATCTGCCTCGATTACTTCACGGACCCCGTGTCCATCGGCTGCGGGCACAACTTCTGCCGAGTTTGTGTAAcccagttgtggggtggggaggatgaggaggacaGGGATGAGTTAGatcgggaggaggaggaggaggatggagaggaggaggaagtagaGGCTGTGGGGGCTGGCGCGGGGTGGGACACCCCCATGCGGGATGAAGACTACGAGGGTGACATGGAGGAGGAGGtcgaggaggaagaagagggtgtGTTCTGGACCAGTGGCATGAGCAGGTCCAGCTGGGACAACATGGACTATGtgtgggaggaggaggacgaggaggaagaCCTGGACTACTACTTGGGGGACATGGAGGAGGACCTGAGgggggaggatgaggaggacgaggaggaagtgctggaggaggatgaggaagaggatCTAGACCCCGTCACCCCACTGCCCCCGCCTCCAGCCCCTCGGAGGTGCTTCACATGCCCTCAGTGCCGAAAGAGCTTTCCTCGGCGGAGCTTCCGCCCCAACCTGCAGCTGGCCAATATGGTCCAGGTGATTCGGCAGATGCACCCAACCCCTGGTCGAGGGACCCGCGTGACCGATCAGGGCATCTGTCCCAAACACCAAGAAGCCCTGAAGCTCTTCTGCGAGGTAGACGAAGAGGCCATCTGTGTGGTGTGCCGAGAATCCAGGAGCCACAAACAGCACAGCGTGGTGCCATTGGAGGAGGTGGTGCAGGAGTACAAG GCCAAACTGCAGGGGCACGTGGAACCACTGAGGAAGCACCTGGAGGCTGTGCAGAAGATGAAAGCCAAGGAGGAGAGGCGAGTGACAGAACTGAAG AGCCAGATGAAGTCAGAGCTGGCAGCGGTGGCCTCAGAGTTTGGGCGACTGACACGGTTTCTGGCCGAAGAGCAGGCAGGGCTGGAACGGCGTCTCAGAGAGATGCATGAAGCCCAGCTGGGGCGTGCAGGAGCCGCGGCTAGTCGCCTTGCAGAGCA